In one window of Myxococcales bacterium DNA:
- a CDS encoding patatin-like phospholipase family protein → MRHGLVLTGGGARGAYQAGALLGIAEITGAHELPFSVVTGTSAGSINAAFLMARADDFQGATRALCDLWATLKASDVFRTDVATLSSIGARWLTDLALGGFIGSGRAKSLLDTSPLRTLLEENVDSTALAHVLDGGARTLALTATNYHSGIAITFYQGARELAGWTRTGRMGARASLGVQHVLASSAIPVFFPPVEIDGAFYADGCIRLGTPFSPAIHLGADRALAIGTRHRSREADPFELRHGDSPLRSPSHADVGGTLLNAVFLDAIDADFERVDRINRTLALIPPDARSRHELRLFPATLLLPSTDLGAVAAKAEAHLPLMLRHLMKGLGVGDGTGWDLLSYLAFDTAFTSRLVGLGFEDAKRSSAAIESFFSGS, encoded by the coding sequence TTGAGGCACGGCCTCGTGCTCACAGGCGGCGGCGCTCGCGGCGCGTACCAAGCGGGCGCGCTCCTCGGGATCGCCGAGATCACCGGCGCGCACGAGCTCCCGTTCTCCGTCGTGACGGGGACGTCGGCGGGCAGCATCAACGCGGCGTTTCTCATGGCCCGCGCAGACGACTTTCAGGGGGCGACGCGCGCCCTCTGCGATCTTTGGGCGACGCTGAAGGCCAGCGATGTCTTCCGCACCGACGTGGCGACGCTCTCGAGCATCGGCGCCAGGTGGCTCACCGACCTTGCGCTCGGTGGATTCATAGGCAGCGGCCGCGCCAAGTCGCTCTTGGATACGAGCCCGCTTCGGACGCTGCTCGAAGAGAACGTCGACAGCACCGCACTGGCTCACGTGCTCGATGGCGGGGCGCGCACGCTCGCGTTGACGGCTACGAACTATCACAGCGGCATCGCGATCACCTTCTACCAAGGCGCCCGTGAGCTCGCGGGATGGACGCGCACGGGTCGCATGGGGGCCCGAGCCAGCCTCGGTGTCCAACACGTGCTCGCATCCTCGGCCATCCCCGTCTTCTTTCCCCCCGTCGAAATCGATGGCGCCTTCTACGCCGACGGTTGCATCCGCCTAGGGACACCGTTCAGCCCGGCGATCCACCTCGGCGCTGACCGAGCGCTCGCCATCGGCACTCGGCACCGCTCGAGAGAGGCGGACCCGTTCGAGCTCCGTCACGGTGACTCGCCGCTTCGTTCGCCGAGTCACGCGGACGTAGGTGGCACGCTGCTCAATGCCGTCTTCCTCGACGCCATCGACGCGGACTTCGAGCGTGTCGACCGGATCAACCGGACGCTCGCTCTCATTCCGCCCGACGCTCGTTCGCGCCATGAGCTTCGCTTGTTTCCGGCCACGCTCCTGCTCCCCTCCACCGACCTCGGCGCCGTCGCCGCCAAGGCCGAGGCGCACCTGCCTTTGATGTTGCGTCACTTGATGAAAGGTCTCGGCGTGGGTGACGGCACCGGGTGGGACCTACTGAGCTACCTCGCCTTCGACACAGCCTTCACCTCGCGGCTCGTGGGCTTAGGCTTCGAGGACGCCAAGCGAAGCAGCGCCGCCATCGAGAGCTTCTTTTCGGGCTCCTGA
- a CDS encoding DUF4397 domain-containing protein, whose protein sequence is MTSNRFALLVVGLTSMGVPLAACSDDDPASPSTSGGGDAGSSSETSTGTDSGSGGSDASTAADSGTDAAAPKAFVRVAHLSPNAPAVKVCVTASSATFSATDVPATPALTFKQVTTYLEVPAGTYKARLVADSATNCATSLAGLPDITLPALAAGDYATAAAIGKLGSDASATAFTVKPFFDLLAAPAAGNTHLRFVHAAPTTNIPVFVGAASGANLSAALFSSVAYSETDAALAATKGYKPIAAADTKITLGAAASATGATVWASDAIKAAGLPDQGIRTAFAIDAAGAASAGQVDVLVCDDKATGAGVNATCAVLPKL, encoded by the coding sequence ATGACCTCGAATCGCTTCGCGCTGCTCGTTGTTGGCCTGACCTCCATGGGCGTACCGCTCGCTGCCTGCAGCGATGACGACCCGGCTTCGCCGTCTACGAGCGGAGGGGGAGACGCCGGAAGCTCGAGTGAGACAAGCACGGGCACCGACAGCGGCTCCGGCGGAAGTGACGCCTCGACGGCCGCCGATTCCGGCACCGACGCCGCGGCCCCGAAGGCGTTCGTCCGTGTCGCGCATCTCTCGCCGAACGCGCCCGCGGTGAAGGTCTGCGTCACCGCGTCGAGTGCAACCTTCTCCGCGACCGACGTTCCCGCGACGCCGGCCCTGACCTTCAAGCAGGTCACGACCTACCTCGAGGTCCCCGCCGGCACGTACAAGGCGAGGCTCGTGGCCGACTCGGCCACCAACTGCGCGACCTCTCTCGCAGGGCTGCCCGACATCACCTTGCCGGCGCTCGCCGCCGGTGACTACGCGACGGCAGCCGCCATCGGCAAGCTCGGGAGTGATGCGTCGGCCACGGCCTTCACGGTCAAGCCGTTCTTCGATCTGCTCGCGGCGCCGGCTGCCGGCAACACCCACCTCCGCTTCGTGCACGCAGCGCCCACGACGAACATCCCTGTCTTTGTCGGCGCTGCGTCCGGCGCAAACCTGTCGGCGGCTCTCTTCAGCTCGGTCGCGTACAGCGAGACAGACGCGGCTCTAGCGGCGACGAAGGGCTACAAGCCGATCGCAGCCGCCGACACCAAGATCACCCTTGGCGCGGCGGCGTCGGCAACCGGCGCCACGGTCTGGGCGAGCGACGCCATCAAGGCCGCAGGCCTCCCCGACCAGGGCATTCGAACGGCGTTCGCCATCGACGCCGCCGGTGCCGCGTCAGCGGGACAAGTCGACGTCCTGGTGTGTGACGACAAGGCGACCGGCGCCGGCGTCAACGCCACTTGCGCGGTCTTGCCGAAGCTCTGA
- a CDS encoding DUF1801 domain-containing protein: MAELKTKKESTSVDEFLGAIADDKQRADALRLRALMAKVTGDKGSMWGSAIVGFGKRTYRNASGKENDWFETGFSPRKGKTALYVSSGAPLDVAAVKKLGKVEVAKGCFYVKSLANVDEAALLAFVKGAVAKLRQGSGATEAKPAKAVKPAKAVKPAKAVKVAKAVEAKGAAKRPSAKRVRTT, translated from the coding sequence ATGGCCGAACTCAAGACCAAGAAGGAATCCACAAGCGTCGACGAATTTCTCGGCGCCATCGCAGACGACAAGCAGCGCGCCGATGCGCTTCGGCTTCGCGCTCTGATGGCGAAGGTCACTGGAGACAAGGGCTCCATGTGGGGCAGCGCCATCGTGGGTTTCGGAAAGCGGACGTACAGGAACGCATCGGGCAAGGAGAACGATTGGTTTGAAACGGGCTTCTCACCCCGCAAGGGCAAGACGGCCCTCTACGTGTCGTCGGGGGCCCCTCTCGATGTTGCGGCGGTGAAGAAGCTCGGGAAGGTCGAAGTCGCGAAAGGCTGCTTCTACGTGAAGTCGTTGGCCAACGTTGACGAGGCTGCGCTGCTGGCTTTCGTGAAGGGCGCGGTCGCGAAGTTGCGGCAAGGCTCCGGCGCCACGGAGGCGAAGCCCGCGAAGGCCGTGAAGCCCGCGAAGGCCGTGAAGCCAGCGAAGGCCGTGAAGGTGGCGAAGGCCGTGGAGGCGAAGGGGGCGGCGAAGCGGCCTTCGGCGAAGCGAGTCCGCACCACGTAG